In the genome of Cupriavidus taiwanensis, one region contains:
- a CDS encoding collagen-like triple helix repeat-containing protein yields MKTKHPAPLSMTSLAAAGVAALALLMSGCSSSGGGSGANPQPSGGGADTPVTPPPPAAAQTTPTAKVTEGAGNTVVSAGNAVSEIGKSIQDAPLPLLPTDARKGAGGVVVNAGEAVGALGAGVRDGLGQMGSVDNPVGVTVSSTGNVVREVGDAVVSGGALVQGLGTEKLAPLAPLTTPVGGLVTKVGTAVQGGGDKLQTVLSDGAVAQVTNSLSKVIVPLTSKVTDGTQTLGAATRLGGPADGLLYKVGNTVATGGSMLGNTQAPVVAPLGGVVTEAGKTVAAVGVLVNGNGQTGGNPLGGLLNNLPLAGAGNGQGSDGSHGGNALGGLLGSLPLVKPGSGDSGAGGGAPGPVGALLAPVTGLVGGIKSGVGGSAGGGSGGGDSKPQLPILGGLLH; encoded by the coding sequence ATGAAGACCAAGCATCCCGCACCGCTTTCCATGACCTCGCTGGCCGCGGCCGGCGTCGCCGCCCTTGCCTTGCTGATGTCGGGCTGCTCGTCGAGCGGCGGCGGCAGCGGCGCCAATCCGCAGCCCAGCGGCGGCGGCGCCGATACGCCGGTCACGCCGCCGCCGCCGGCCGCCGCGCAGACCACGCCGACCGCCAAGGTCACCGAAGGCGCGGGCAATACCGTGGTGTCGGCGGGCAATGCCGTCAGCGAGATCGGCAAGTCGATCCAGGACGCGCCGCTGCCGCTGCTGCCCACCGACGCACGCAAGGGCGCCGGCGGGGTGGTGGTCAATGCGGGCGAAGCGGTCGGCGCGCTCGGCGCCGGCGTGCGCGACGGGCTCGGGCAGATGGGCTCGGTCGACAACCCGGTGGGCGTGACGGTGTCCAGCACCGGCAACGTGGTGCGCGAAGTGGGCGACGCCGTGGTCAGCGGCGGCGCGCTGGTGCAGGGCCTGGGCACCGAGAAGCTGGCGCCGCTGGCACCGCTGACCACGCCGGTGGGCGGCCTGGTCACGAAGGTCGGCACGGCGGTGCAGGGCGGCGGCGACAAGCTGCAGACGGTGCTGTCCGATGGCGCCGTCGCGCAGGTCACCAACTCGCTCAGCAAGGTCATCGTGCCGCTGACCAGCAAGGTCACCGACGGTACCCAGACGCTGGGCGCGGCCACGCGCCTCGGCGGACCGGCCGACGGTCTGCTCTACAAGGTCGGCAATACGGTGGCCACCGGCGGCAGCATGCTCGGCAATACGCAGGCCCCGGTGGTCGCGCCGCTTGGCGGCGTGGTGACCGAGGCCGGCAAGACCGTTGCCGCGGTCGGCGTGCTGGTCAACGGCAACGGCCAAACCGGCGGCAACCCGCTGGGCGGCTTGTTGAACAACCTGCCGCTGGCCGGCGCCGGCAACGGCCAGGGCAGCGATGGCAGCCACGGCGGCAATGCGCTCGGCGGCCTGCTCGGCAGCCTGCCGCTGGTCAAGCCCGGCAGCGGCGACAGCGGTGCCGGTGGCGGTGCACCGGGTCCGGTCGGTGCGCTGCTGGCCCCGGTCACCGGTCTGGTCGGCGGCATCAAGAGCGGGGTCGGCGGCAGTGCCGGGGGCGGCTCGGGCGGCGGCGACAGCAAGCCGCAACTGCCGATCCTGGGCGGGCTGCTCCACTGA
- a CDS encoding Flp family type IVb pilin, whose product MKRLIARFIKDERGATAIEYGLIVGLVALAITVGAGKLGTELDASFERLSVKVKGWFTT is encoded by the coding sequence ATGAAACGACTCATTGCACGCTTTATTAAAGATGAGCGCGGGGCGACGGCTATTGAATATGGGCTGATCGTGGGCCTCGTCGCTTTAGCTATTACCGTTGGCGCCGGAAAGCTTGGCACTGAGCTCGACGCGAGCTTTGAACGGCTCTCCGTCAAGGTCAAGGGCTGGTTCACTACATAA